A genomic region of Alligator mississippiensis isolate rAllMis1 chromosome 6, rAllMis1, whole genome shotgun sequence contains the following coding sequences:
- the OSCP1 gene encoding protein OSCP1: MSARTLPLLFLNLGGEMLYILDQRLRAQSIPGEKARKVMNDIITTMFNKKFMEELFKPQELYSKKALRTVYDRLAHASIMRLNQASMDKLYDLMTMAFKYQVLLCPRPKDILLVTFNHLDAIKDFIQDSPTILNQVDETFRQLIDMYSSLSAGEFQLIRQTLLIFFQDMHIRVSIFLKDKVQNSNGRFVLPISGPVPWGTEVPGLIRMFNCNGDEVKRVEFTSGGNYVIPQREGSFDLYGDRVLKLGTNMYSVSRPVETHMSGASKSLASHTKENAAPNPLAKEELNFLARLMGGLEIKKPSGTEPGFRLNLFTTDEEEEHAALTRPEELSYKVINIQATQDQERNKELAQIMGEFEVTDQPRQSTSKGDDLLAMMDEL, from the exons ATGTCGGCACGGACGCTGCCGCTGCTCTTCCTCAACCTGGGCGGAGAGATGCTGTACATCCTGGATCAGCGTCTGCGCGCCCAGAGCATCCCCGGCGAGAAGGCGCGCAAAG TTATGAATGACATCATCACAACCATGTTCAATAAAAAGTTTATGGAAGAGCTCTTTAAACCACAGGAACTCTATTCTAAGAAGGCTCTGAGAACAGTATATGACCGGCTGGCTCATGCTTCAATCATGAGGCTGAACCAGGCGAGCATGGACAAG CTGTATGATCTTATGACTATGGCTTTCAAATATCAAGTTCTGCTCTGTCCTCGCCCCAAAGACATATTACTTGTCACTTTCAATCATCTGGATGCAATCAAGGATTTTATACAGGACTCCCCTACCATTCTGAACCAAGTGGATGAAACATTTCGACAGTTGATTGAT ATGTACAGTTCTCTCTCTGCTGGTGAATTTCAGCTGATCAGGCAAACTCTCCTTATTTTTTTTCAGGATATGCATATCAGG GTCTCCATCTTTCTGAAGGACAAAGTGCAAAACTCGAATGGTCGTTTTGTGCTGCCAATCTCAGGTCCTGTTCCATGGGGGACAGAAGTTCCAGGACTCATCAG gATGTTTAATTGCAATGGAGATGAAGTTAAAAGAGTTGAATTCACCAGTGGTGGAAATTATGTTATTCCACAAAGAGAAGGCTCTTTTGATCTTTATGGAGACAGAGTCCTTAAACTGGGCACAAATAT GTACAGTGTGAGTCGGCCAGTGGAGACTCATATGTCTGGAGCATCCAAGAGTTTAGCATCTCACACAAAG GAGAACGCAGCCCCTAACCCTCTTGCTAAGGAAGAACTGAACTTTTTGGCTAGATTAATGGGCGGTCTTGAGATCAAGAAACCCAGTGGCACTGAGCCAGGATTCCGATTAAACCTGTTCACcacagatgaggaggaaga ACATGCAGCATTGACCAGGCCAGAAGAACTGTCTTATAAGGTTATCAATATACAAGCAACTCAG GATCAAGAGCGGAACAAGGAGCTGGCTCAAATCATGGGGGAATTTGAGGTGACGGATCAGCCCAGACAGAGCACCAGCAAGGGAGACGATTTGCTGGCGATGATGGACGAGCTCTGA